One Bosea sp. 685 DNA segment encodes these proteins:
- the lysA gene encoding diaminopimelate decarboxylase has protein sequence MHHFNYRDGSLFAEDVDLRQIAAEVGTPVYVYSSATIERHYRLFAAAVKANAPAGVAHVFYALKANGNLGVLKTLAALGAGVDTVSEGEVRKALAAGFPPEKIVFSGVGKSESELRFAVGAGIYQVNIETEGELDLLSRVAASLGRRQEAVFRVNPDIGAGGHAKITTGSSENKFGVSFEEVGRLYARAANIPGVRMMGLALHIGSQIRETDSFEAAYIKMATLVGSLRSEGHRVERLDLGGGLGIPYEIPKDFDYGPDLIEAYAAMVGRVTKGLDVELGFEPGRLIVGNAGILLTRVLYLNPRPTKQFLVVDAAMNDLMRPAMYEAYHEIWPVSEPAADASRIAYDVVGPVCESGDTFTTGRVLAAQKPDDLIAFMTAGAYGASMASTYNQRLLVPEVLVKGGQFAVTRPRQSYEELLGTDRAPPWLA, from the coding sequence ATGCATCATTTCAACTATCGCGACGGCTCGCTTTTCGCCGAGGATGTCGATCTCAGGCAGATCGCGGCCGAGGTCGGCACGCCGGTCTATGTCTATTCCTCCGCCACGATCGAGCGGCATTACCGCCTGTTCGCGGCCGCCGTTAAGGCGAATGCTCCGGCCGGAGTGGCCCATGTCTTCTATGCGTTGAAGGCCAACGGCAATCTCGGCGTGCTGAAGACGCTGGCCGCGCTCGGGGCCGGGGTCGATACGGTATCAGAGGGCGAGGTCCGCAAGGCGCTCGCCGCCGGCTTCCCGCCCGAGAAGATCGTCTTCTCCGGCGTCGGCAAGAGCGAGAGCGAACTGCGCTTCGCGGTTGGGGCCGGAATCTATCAGGTCAATATCGAGACCGAGGGCGAGCTCGATCTGCTTTCGCGCGTCGCGGCCTCGCTCGGCAGGCGTCAGGAGGCGGTGTTTAGGGTCAATCCCGATATCGGCGCCGGCGGCCATGCCAAGATCACCACGGGCTCGTCCGAGAACAAGTTCGGCGTCTCCTTCGAGGAGGTCGGCAGGCTTTATGCCCGCGCCGCCAATATACCAGGCGTCAGGATGATGGGGCTCGCGCTCCATATCGGCAGCCAGATCCGCGAGACCGATTCATTCGAGGCGGCCTATATCAAGATGGCGACGCTGGTCGGAAGCCTGCGCAGTGAGGGCCACCGCGTCGAGCGGCTCGATCTTGGCGGCGGGCTCGGCATCCCTTACGAGATTCCGAAGGATTTCGACTACGGTCCCGATCTGATCGAAGCCTATGCCGCCATGGTCGGACGGGTCACCAAGGGGCTCGATGTCGAGCTCGGCTTCGAGCCGGGCCGCCTGATCGTCGGCAATGCCGGCATCCTGCTGACGCGGGTCTTGTATCTCAATCCGCGTCCGACCAAGCAGTTCCTGGTGGTCGACGCCGCGATGAACGACCTGATGCGGCCGGCGATGTACGAGGCCTATCACGAGATCTGGCCGGTGTCCGAGCCGGCTGCGGATGCAAGCCGCATCGCTTATGACGTGGTCGGACCGGTCTGCGAATCAGGTGACACCTTCACGACCGGGCGCGTCCTGGCCGCGCAGAAGCCCGACGATTTGATCGCCTTCATGACCGCCGGCGCCTATGGCGCCAGCATGGCCTCGACCTACAACCAGCGCCTGCTCGTTCCGGAAGTGTTGGTGAAAGGCGGGCAATTCGCGGTGACCCGGCCGCGCCAGAGCTATGAGGAGCTTCTCGGCACGGATCGTGCACCGCCCTGGCTGGCCTGA
- the tlpA gene encoding thiol:disulfide interchange protein TlpA, with protein MTSGTKIGLALGVVAALGLAGMAAFYSGQGRAGNSASCGAAAARAAKMQPLAQGEVAAVEVRTSPQPAPDLAFEGPDGQPTTLAAFRGKTVLVNLWATWCAPCLKEMPALDALQGAFGGPDFAVVAINIDTRNLDKPKSWLAENKVTRLPYYADAQAKVFQDLRAARKIEGMPVSLLVDPQGCELGMIQGPAEWASADAKALIAAAMGR; from the coding sequence ATGACGTCTGGAACGAAGATAGGTCTGGCCCTCGGGGTCGTGGCGGCGCTCGGCCTCGCGGGCATGGCGGCCTTCTACTCCGGCCAGGGCCGTGCCGGCAATTCCGCTTCTTGCGGCGCAGCAGCGGCGCGGGCGGCGAAGATGCAGCCTTTGGCGCAGGGCGAGGTCGCCGCCGTCGAGGTTCGGACGAGCCCGCAGCCGGCACCCGATCTCGCCTTCGAAGGCCCCGACGGTCAGCCGACGACGCTCGCGGCCTTCAGGGGCAAGACCGTGCTCGTCAATCTCTGGGCGACCTGGTGCGCGCCCTGCCTCAAGGAGATGCCGGCGCTCGACGCCCTGCAGGGCGCATTTGGTGGGCCTGATTTCGCGGTGGTCGCGATCAACATCGACACGCGCAATCTCGACAAGCCGAAATCCTGGCTCGCCGAGAACAAGGTCACGCGCCTGCCCTATTACGCCGACGCCCAGGCCAAGGTCTTCCAGGACCTGCGCGCTGCGCGGAAGATCGAAGGCATGCCGGTGAGCCTGCTGGTCGATCCGCAAGGGTGCGAACTCGGCATGATCCAGGGGCCGGCGGAGTGGGCGAGCGCCGATGCCAAGGCGCTGATCGCCGCTGCCATGGGGCGCTGA
- a CDS encoding TIGR02302 family protein, with protein MNEAERRKASDPIEGIRQRLGRLTTASRLSLGWERAWPRLWLAVGIILAFLALSWFGLWTLLPWQGRALGVILFLAGLAASLWHVATMPLPTRRDGLSRLDHSLEGGHRPASSLEDSLAVGSGDPVSQALWKLHVERQSRQVAGLKLAAPHPLMAGRDRLALRAVPLLAAITAFFVAGHEAGPRLNAAFDWRGSASAAPATRIDAWIDPPAYTRLPPILIDFAKLASPNFSAPEKSVVVVRIAGKSGMDVATTGRLDALPAADAKEAKPAAGNAPAVLEKRYTLAGNGTLRLTGSGAPNTTLHLNAVPDQPPEISFIEPPKPITGAQSGGLGLSYRAKDDYGVASVEVLVSRPGPPSVGRSLVEPPKQSLSTPSSPTGEEEMKSTVDFSAHPWAGAKVRMTLVARDDAGQEGRSEPVEVTLPQRTFTKPLAKSLVEQRRKLVMDIETRSKVQLAMDALLIEPELFLKETGVYLGMRMIAERLRRSASDDQLRDVADLMWAMALQLEDGDLSDAERALRAAQENLQQALERGASEEEIKKLTEEMRRAMDRFMRQLAEQMQRQQQNGDQKSAQLPENFRSVTPRDLQNMLNRIEELSKRGDMAEAQRLMEELNQMLNNLQMARPGQQDQRQREMNQALGELDKMTREQQGLRDETYQQEQQRQNRTQRGQRPGQQQARPGQGQRQQGQQGQRGQRGQQPGQQPGDQGEGEEGQDGEGQQGQGQGQSLSERQQALRERLQELQRRMQGMGAPSQSELGEAEDAMREAEGQLGQGQGEGALDSQGRALEALRKGGQNLAQQMQGQPGEGDGTEGAFGEPDGRPAGRPSAQQRGREDPLGRPQRQRDWADGRVRVPGADESATQRARRILDELRRRLGDPSRPSEELDYLERLLRRN; from the coding sequence ATGAATGAGGCTGAGCGCCGCAAGGCGTCTGATCCGATCGAGGGCATCCGGCAGCGGCTCGGCCGGCTCACGACCGCCTCACGGCTTTCGCTCGGTTGGGAGCGGGCCTGGCCGCGGCTTTGGCTGGCGGTCGGCATCATCCTCGCCTTCCTGGCGCTCTCATGGTTTGGCCTGTGGACGCTGCTGCCCTGGCAGGGCCGCGCGCTCGGCGTCATCCTGTTCCTTGCGGGTCTGGCGGCGAGCCTGTGGCATGTCGCGACGATGCCGCTGCCGACCCGGCGCGACGGGCTTTCGCGGCTCGACCATTCGCTCGAGGGCGGCCATCGCCCGGCCTCCTCGCTGGAGGATAGCCTTGCCGTCGGCTCGGGCGACCCGGTCTCGCAGGCGTTGTGGAAGCTACATGTCGAGCGCCAGAGCCGGCAGGTCGCCGGGCTCAAGCTCGCGGCCCCGCATCCGCTCATGGCCGGGCGCGACCGCCTTGCCTTGCGCGCCGTCCCGCTGCTCGCGGCGATCACCGCCTTCTTCGTCGCCGGCCACGAGGCTGGGCCGCGCCTCAATGCTGCCTTCGACTGGCGCGGGTCGGCCTCGGCCGCGCCCGCCACCCGCATCGACGCCTGGATCGATCCGCCGGCCTATACGCGCCTGCCGCCGATCCTGATCGACTTCGCCAAGCTGGCGAGCCCCAATTTCAGCGCGCCCGAGAAATCCGTCGTCGTCGTCCGCATCGCCGGCAAGTCGGGCATGGATGTCGCGACCACGGGCCGGCTCGACGCGCTGCCCGCGGCCGACGCCAAGGAGGCGAAGCCGGCGGCGGGGAACGCTCCTGCTGTGCTGGAGAAGCGCTATACGTTGGCCGGCAACGGCACGCTGCGGCTCACCGGCAGCGGCGCCCCCAATACGACGCTGCATCTCAATGCCGTACCCGACCAGCCGCCGGAGATCAGCTTCATCGAGCCGCCCAAGCCGATCACGGGCGCGCAGAGCGGCGGGCTCGGGCTGAGCTACCGCGCCAAGGATGATTACGGCGTCGCCTCGGTCGAGGTTCTGGTCTCGCGGCCCGGCCCACCCTCGGTCGGGCGTTCGCTGGTCGAGCCGCCCAAGCAGTCGCTCAGCACACCCTCTTCGCCGACCGGCGAGGAGGAGATGAAGAGCACGGTCGATTTCTCGGCTCATCCCTGGGCTGGCGCCAAGGTCAGGATGACGCTGGTCGCGCGCGATGATGCCGGCCAGGAGGGGCGCAGCGAGCCGGTCGAGGTCACGCTGCCGCAACGCACCTTCACCAAGCCGCTCGCCAAGTCCCTGGTCGAACAGCGCCGCAAGCTGGTCATGGATATCGAGACCCGGAGCAAGGTCCAGCTCGCCATGGACGCGCTGCTGATCGAGCCCGAGCTGTTCCTGAAGGAGACCGGCGTCTATCTCGGCATGCGGATGATCGCCGAGCGGCTGCGCCGTTCGGCCAGCGACGACCAATTGCGCGACGTCGCCGACCTGATGTGGGCGATGGCGCTGCAGCTCGAGGATGGCGACCTGTCCGACGCTGAGCGCGCCTTGCGGGCGGCGCAGGAAAACCTCCAGCAGGCGCTCGAGCGCGGCGCCTCCGAGGAGGAGATCAAGAAGCTCACCGAGGAGATGCGGCGGGCGATGGACCGCTTCATGCGCCAGCTCGCCGAGCAGATGCAGCGCCAGCAGCAGAATGGCGATCAGAAATCGGCGCAGCTGCCGGAGAATTTCCGCTCTGTGACGCCGCGCGACCTGCAGAACATGCTCAACCGTATCGAGGAACTCTCGAAGCGCGGCGACATGGCCGAGGCGCAGCGCCTGATGGAAGAGCTCAACCAGATGCTCAACAATCTCCAGATGGCGCGCCCCGGCCAGCAGGACCAGCGCCAGCGCGAGATGAACCAGGCGCTGGGCGAGCTCGACAAGATGACGCGCGAGCAGCAGGGACTGCGCGACGAGACCTATCAGCAGGAGCAGCAGCGCCAGAACCGGACCCAGCGCGGGCAGCGCCCTGGCCAGCAGCAGGCGCGCCCCGGTCAGGGACAACGCCAGCAAGGACAACAGGGCCAGCGCGGGCAGCGTGGCCAGCAGCCTGGCCAACAACCCGGCGACCAGGGCGAAGGCGAAGAGGGACAGGACGGCGAGGGCCAGCAGGGGCAGGGACAAGGCCAGAGCCTGTCCGAGCGCCAGCAGGCCCTGCGCGAGCGTCTGCAGGAATTGCAGCGGCGCATGCAAGGCATGGGCGCCCCCAGCCAGAGCGAGCTCGGCGAGGCCGAAGACGCGATGCGCGAGGCCGAGGGCCAGCTCGGCCAGGGCCAGGGCGAAGGCGCGCTCGACTCGCAAGGGCGTGCCCTGGAAGCCCTGCGCAAGGGCGGCCAGAACCTCGCCCAGCAGATGCAGGGCCAGCCCGGCGAGGGTGACGGCACCGAGGGCGCCTTCGGCGAGCCCGATGGCCGTCCGGCCGGACGCCCTTCGGCGCAGCAGCGCGGCCGCGAGGATCCGCTGGGCCGGCCGCAGCGCCAGCGCGACTGGGCCGATGGTCGTGTCCGCGTACCCGGCGCCGATGAGAGCGCGACACAGCGCGCGCGCCGCATCCTGGACGAGTTGAGGCGGCGTCTCGGCGACCCGTCGCGGCCGAGCGAGGAACTCGATTATCTGGAGCGCCTGCTCAGGCGGAATTGA
- the lptM gene encoding LPS translocon maturation chaperone LptM, with protein MPHSSLKLGRAIVLAGLLGLALTACGRRGPLEAPPKATSALDLPDRDIGGDEQQQAEVQAGGAPFGKPPKADRNFTIPEKSFALDPIL; from the coding sequence GTGCCGCATTCCAGCCTGAAATTGGGCCGCGCCATCGTTCTGGCCGGCTTGCTCGGACTTGCCTTGACCGCCTGCGGCCGCAGGGGGCCGTTGGAGGCGCCGCCGAAGGCGACGAGCGCACTCGACTTGCCCGACCGCGACATCGGTGGGGATGAGCAGCAGCAAGCCGAGGTCCAGGCCGGTGGCGCGCCATTCGGCAAGCCGCCGAAAGCGGACCGGAACTTCACGATTCCGGAAAAGAGCTTCGCGCTCGATCCGATTCTCTAG
- the argH gene encoding argininosuccinate lyase, protein MSNRMWGGRFATGPDAIMEEINASIDFDKRLWRQDIRGSLAHAAMLGETGILTKDDVAAISAGLKSVEGEIEAGSFTFSRALEDVHMNVESSLKDRIGAAAGRLHTARSRNDQVATDMRLWVRDTLDAIDEQMADLQLALAEKADLHSGAVMPGFTHLQSAQPVTFGHHLLAYVEMLSRDRGRVRDARQRLNECPLGAAALAGTSFPIDRHMTAKALDFDRPTANSLDSVSDRDFVLETLSAASICAMHLSRLAEEIVLWATPQFGFVKLSDKFSTGSSIMPQKRNPDAAELVRGKAGRVFGALQAMLTMMKGLPLTYSKDMQEDKEGTFDALQTLSLCLAAMAGMVRDMEPDLKVMKKAAGLGYATATDLADWLVRVLKMPFRDAHHVTGRLVGIASAKGVGLEKLTLAEMQEAEPKITEAVFAVLGVTQSVKSRVSYGGTAPVNVRRQAKSWLRRLAKERG, encoded by the coding sequence GTGAGCAATCGCATGTGGGGTGGGCGTTTCGCCACGGGTCCCGACGCCATCATGGAGGAGATCAACGCCTCCATCGATTTCGACAAGCGCCTGTGGCGGCAGGATATCCGAGGCTCGCTCGCGCATGCGGCGATGCTGGGCGAGACCGGCATCCTGACCAAGGACGATGTGGCCGCCATCAGCGCCGGACTCAAGAGCGTCGAGGGCGAGATCGAGGCGGGGAGCTTCACGTTCTCGCGCGCGCTTGAGGACGTCCATATGAATGTCGAGTCGAGCCTGAAGGACAGGATCGGCGCCGCGGCTGGCCGTCTGCACACAGCGCGCTCGCGCAACGACCAGGTCGCGACCGATATGCGGCTCTGGGTCCGCGACACGCTCGACGCCATCGACGAGCAGATGGCCGATCTCCAGCTCGCCTTGGCCGAGAAGGCCGATCTCCATTCCGGCGCGGTGATGCCGGGCTTCACCCATCTGCAATCGGCTCAGCCGGTCACTTTCGGCCATCACCTGCTGGCCTATGTCGAGATGCTGTCGCGCGATCGCGGCCGCGTCCGCGATGCGCGTCAGCGCCTCAACGAGTGCCCGCTGGGGGCTGCGGCGCTTGCGGGCACCTCCTTCCCGATCGACCGCCATATGACCGCGAAGGCGCTCGACTTCGACCGCCCGACGGCGAATTCGCTCGATTCGGTCTCGGATCGCGATTTCGTGCTCGAGACTTTGTCGGCAGCCTCGATCTGCGCCATGCATCTCTCGCGGCTCGCCGAGGAGATCGTGCTTTGGGCGACGCCGCAATTCGGCTTCGTCAAGCTCTCCGACAAGTTCTCGACCGGCTCCTCGATCATGCCGCAAAAGCGCAATCCCGATGCCGCCGAGCTGGTTCGCGGCAAGGCGGGCCGGGTTTTCGGTGCGCTGCAAGCCATGCTGACGATGATGAAGGGCCTGCCGCTGACCTATTCCAAGGACATGCAGGAGGACAAGGAAGGGACCTTCGACGCCCTCCAGACGCTCTCGCTCTGCCTTGCCGCCATGGCCGGCATGGTGCGCGACATGGAACCGGACCTGAAGGTGATGAAGAAGGCGGCCGGGCTAGGCTACGCCACCGCGACCGACCTCGCCGACTGGCTCGTTCGCGTGCTCAAGATGCCGTTCCGCGACGCACATCACGTCACCGGCCGGCTCGTCGGCATCGCTTCAGCCAAGGGCGTCGGGTTGGAAAAACTGACGCTCGCCGAGATGCAGGAGGCCGAGCCCAAGATCACGGAGGCGGTCTTCGCCGTGCTTGGCGTGACGCAGTCGGTGAAAAGCCGCGTCAGCTATGGCGGTACGGCTCCGGTCAATGTCCGCCGGCAGGCGAAGTCCTGGCTCAGGCGGCTTGCGAAGGAGCGCGGCTGA
- a CDS encoding carbamoyltransferase, whose product MTYTIGLATTFHDPALAIIGPDGEVVFAEATERYLQYKRAPNCEPDSVQRMEGLLKRYVPADAEVRIATSWSEDFTGFLDQMSRAGSFSLDALLKLSPELNRSLVPERTERALIASLHLGQQRAGLGTLLGLDRAFGKANVTGLTRYDHHLSHAAYACWSSPFTDAACLIVDGMGETGASAIFALADGKITEVKRHRGRESIGFYFGLVTDLAGFDQAKGEEWKIMGLAPYGRADAALMALLRRLYRVDGHKLSFADAATVREVSAEILALRPTDALDQGWADLARCGQDVFAEMMEALLSETAALVPAENLVLAGGCALNSSFNGKIVGRHGFARVHVPSAPADDGNAIGAAWLAHAQANPDWRAPEGPQSPYLGSTVSTEPLERMAAWEPRLRKLDPNEVAPLTAQLLAEGKLIGWVQGKAEFGPRSLGNRSILADPRPANAKDLLNAKVKYREAFRPFAPSILAEHGPDWFENYQDAPYMERTLVWKRAVRARVPAVVHEDATGRLQSVTVERNPRYHALIQAFHALTGVPVVLNTSFNIMGKPILHTAEDAILMFYTSGLDALVVEDWLLVK is encoded by the coding sequence ATGACCTACACTATCGGCCTCGCCACCACCTTCCACGACCCTGCCCTCGCCATCATCGGCCCCGATGGCGAGGTCGTCTTCGCCGAGGCGACCGAGCGCTATCTGCAATATAAGCGCGCTCCCAATTGCGAGCCGGATTCCGTGCAGCGCATGGAAGGGCTGCTCAAGCGCTATGTCCCCGCGGACGCCGAGGTCCGGATCGCCACGAGCTGGAGCGAGGATTTCACCGGCTTCCTCGACCAAATGAGCCGCGCCGGCTCCTTCTCGCTCGACGCCCTGCTCAAGCTCTCGCCCGAACTCAACCGCTCGCTGGTGCCCGAGCGCACCGAGCGCGCGCTGATCGCCTCGCTGCATCTGGGCCAGCAGCGCGCGGGCCTCGGCACGCTGCTCGGGCTCGACCGCGCTTTCGGCAAGGCCAATGTCACCGGCCTGACGCGCTACGACCACCATCTCAGCCACGCCGCCTATGCCTGCTGGTCCTCGCCCTTCACCGACGCTGCCTGCCTGATCGTCGACGGCATGGGCGAGACCGGGGCTTCGGCAATATTCGCACTCGCGGACGGCAAGATCACCGAGGTGAAGCGCCATCGCGGACGTGAGTCGATCGGCTTCTATTTCGGCCTCGTCACCGACCTTGCCGGCTTCGACCAGGCCAAGGGCGAGGAATGGAAGATCATGGGGCTCGCGCCCTATGGCAGAGCCGACGCCGCGCTGATGGCGCTGCTGCGCCGGCTCTACCGGGTCGATGGCCACAAGCTCTCCTTCGCGGATGCCGCGACGGTGCGCGAGGTCAGCGCCGAGATCCTGGCGCTGCGCCCGACCGATGCGCTCGATCAGGGCTGGGCCGATCTCGCCCGCTGCGGCCAGGACGTCTTCGCCGAGATGATGGAGGCGCTGCTCTCCGAAACCGCCGCGCTGGTACCGGCAGAGAATCTCGTGCTCGCCGGCGGCTGCGCGCTGAACTCCTCCTTCAACGGCAAGATCGTCGGACGCCACGGCTTCGCCCGCGTCCATGTCCCATCCGCGCCGGCCGATGACGGCAACGCGATCGGTGCGGCCTGGCTCGCCCATGCGCAGGCCAATCCGGACTGGCGCGCGCCTGAGGGCCCGCAATCGCCCTATCTCGGCTCGACCGTCTCGACCGAGCCGCTGGAGCGCATGGCGGCCTGGGAGCCGCGCCTGAGAAAGCTTGACCCCAACGAGGTCGCCCCCCTCACCGCGCAATTGCTAGCCGAGGGCAAGCTGATCGGCTGGGTCCAGGGCAAGGCCGAGTTCGGCCCGCGCTCGCTCGGCAACCGTTCGATCCTGGCCGATCCGCGCCCTGCCAACGCCAAGGACCTGCTCAACGCCAAGGTGAAATATCGCGAAGCCTTCCGCCCCTTCGCGCCCTCGATCCTGGCCGAGCACGGGCCGGACTGGTTCGAGAACTACCAGGACGCGCCCTATATGGAGCGCACATTGGTTTGGAAGCGGGCTGTGCGCGCTCGCGTGCCGGCCGTGGTCCACGAGGATGCGACCGGCCGGCTCCAGAGCGTCACGGTGGAGCGCAATCCGCGCTATCACGCGCTGATCCAGGCCTTCCATGCGCTGACCGGCGTGCCGGTGGTGCTGAACACCTCCTTCAACATCATGGGCAAGCCGATCCTGCACACGGCGGAGGACGCGATCCTGATGTTCTATACGAGCGGCCTCGACGCGCTGGTGGTAGAGGACTGGCTTCTGGTGAAGTGA